A section of the Gloeobacter violaceus PCC 7421 genome encodes:
- a CDS encoding response regulator transcription factor: MPSDATIRILIADDHPVVRQGLAAMIDRQAAMRVVAEAADGREAVTRYREHLPDVALMDLRMPAMDGVEAIVAIRSEFPDSRIIVLTTYDTDEDIYRGLRAGAMAFLLKEAPTEELVEAIRAVHAGHKRIPQQVAAKLANRLSNPELTARELEVLHLVVKGQTNKEIAASLFIGEGTVRAHMNNILAKMGAHDRTQAATLAIRRGLVRLE; encoded by the coding sequence ATGCCTTCCGATGCGACCATTCGGATTTTGATCGCCGACGATCACCCCGTCGTTCGGCAGGGATTGGCCGCCATGATCGATCGCCAAGCGGCCATGCGCGTCGTCGCCGAAGCGGCCGACGGCCGCGAAGCGGTGACGCGCTACCGGGAGCACCTGCCCGATGTGGCCCTGATGGATTTGCGGATGCCCGCCATGGACGGCGTCGAAGCGATTGTCGCTATCCGCTCCGAATTTCCCGACTCGCGGATTATCGTGCTCACCACCTACGACACCGATGAGGATATCTATCGGGGGCTGCGGGCCGGGGCGATGGCCTTTTTGCTCAAAGAAGCGCCCACCGAAGAGTTGGTCGAGGCGATCCGGGCTGTGCACGCGGGCCACAAGCGCATTCCCCAACAGGTGGCCGCCAAACTGGCCAACCGCCTGAGCAATCCCGAACTGACCGCCCGCGAGCTCGAAGTGTTGCACCTGGTGGTCAAAGGCCAGACCAACAAAGAGATTGCCGCCAGTCTGTTTATCGGCGAGGGCACCGTGCGCGCCCACATGAACAACATCCTCGCCAAAATGGGCGCCCACGACCGCACCCAGGCAGCCACCCTCGCCATTCGTCGCGGGCTGGTTCGACTCGAATAA
- a CDS encoding response regulator, producing MDQKHILVAEDVADNLLLIQSILESSGYMVSVAQNGAEAIDLVTSKLPDLVLMDLSLPIVDGWEATRVLKAQDATRHIPIIALTAHAMQGDREKALLAGCDDYLSKPIDIVEIEQVTADWLARSQLDGGHPALLDS from the coding sequence ATGGACCAAAAGCATATCCTGGTAGCCGAGGATGTCGCCGACAATCTCCTGCTGATCCAGAGCATTTTGGAAAGCAGTGGGTATATGGTGAGTGTCGCCCAGAACGGTGCTGAGGCGATCGATCTGGTGACCAGCAAGTTGCCAGACCTGGTCTTGATGGACCTGTCGCTGCCGATTGTCGACGGTTGGGAAGCCACGCGCGTCCTCAAAGCCCAGGATGCCACCCGCCACATCCCGATCATCGCTCTCACCGCCCACGCCATGCAGGGCGATCGCGAAAAGGCTCTCCTCGCCGGCTGTGACGACTATCTGAGCAAGCCCATCGACATTGTCGAAATCGAACAGGTGACCGCAGATTGGCTCGCGCGCTCCCAGTTGGACGGCGGGCACCCGGCTTTGCTTGACAGTTAG
- a CDS encoding HD domain-containing protein, with translation MNLFTRKSRTYHDPIHGAISLSGSDPAEALLIGLIDAPEFQRLRRIRQLDVAALTFHGAEGSRFTHSLGVLAIARRVFDRLAPRYPMLAPFRAVALCGALLHDIGHGPYSHASEHIFDYDHERWTRRILSGSTHIARLLEAFDPQLPSQLCAVLDKTHPVAALTQLVSGQLDCDRLDYLLRDSYFTGARYGQLDLDRIIHALDYDPPTQSLVLSGRKQMVAIEHYLVVRHFMYSQVYHHPKNMAARFILQQALALAAHYARRGELEVDEDMKAWLVQEVDRLALPTYLACDDTVLGYHLHRWRTHPDPILGDLCRRFLDRDLFKTVEVTALGELHRQFVLNRLRAAVAATGRPPEHYCALQDTQAKGYTLYEQGIFLRDGAQLRELADASLLVRSLIQPEIRLWLVYPREVQSEVQKLMGS, from the coding sequence ATGAATCTTTTCACCCGCAAATCGCGCACCTACCACGACCCGATCCACGGGGCGATCAGCCTCTCGGGCAGCGACCCGGCGGAAGCTTTGCTCATCGGGCTCATCGACGCGCCCGAATTTCAGCGCCTGCGCCGCATCCGCCAGCTCGACGTGGCCGCCCTCACCTTTCACGGCGCCGAAGGGTCGCGCTTTACCCATTCGCTGGGCGTGCTCGCCATCGCCCGTCGGGTCTTCGACCGGCTCGCCCCCCGCTACCCGATGCTCGCCCCCTTTCGGGCGGTGGCCTTGTGCGGGGCGCTGTTGCACGACATCGGCCACGGTCCCTACAGCCACGCGAGCGAGCACATCTTCGACTACGACCACGAGCGCTGGACCCGGCGCATCCTCAGCGGCTCCACCCACATCGCCCGATTGCTGGAGGCCTTCGACCCGCAACTGCCGTCCCAGTTGTGCGCCGTGCTGGATAAGACCCATCCGGTGGCCGCCCTCACCCAACTGGTCTCGGGCCAGCTCGACTGCGACCGCCTCGACTACCTGCTGCGCGACAGCTACTTTACCGGCGCACGCTACGGCCAGCTCGACCTCGACCGAATCATCCACGCCCTCGACTACGACCCGCCCACCCAGTCGCTGGTCTTGAGCGGCCGCAAGCAGATGGTGGCGATCGAGCACTACCTGGTGGTGCGCCACTTTATGTACTCCCAGGTCTACCACCACCCCAAGAACATGGCGGCGCGCTTCATTCTGCAGCAAGCGCTCGCCCTTGCCGCCCACTACGCCCGACGCGGCGAACTCGAAGTCGATGAGGACATGAAAGCCTGGCTGGTGCAGGAGGTGGATCGGCTGGCGCTCCCGACGTACCTGGCCTGCGACGACACGGTACTGGGCTACCATCTGCACCGCTGGCGCACCCACCCCGACCCGATTCTGGGAGACCTCTGTCGACGGTTTCTCGACCGCGATCTTTTTAAAACCGTCGAGGTGACCGCCCTGGGCGAGCTGCACCGCCAGTTCGTGCTCAACCGCCTGCGCGCCGCCGTTGCCGCAACTGGGCGCCCTCCCGAGCACTACTGCGCCCTGCAGGACACCCAGGCCAAGGGCTATACCCTTTACGAGCAGGGGATTTTTCTGCGCGATGGCGCCCAGTTGCGCGAACTGGCGGACGCTTCGCTGTTGGTGCGCTCGCTCATCCAGCCGGAGATACGCCTGTGGCTGGTCTACCCGCGCGAGGTGCAATCTGAAGTGCAAAAACTGATGGGCAGCTAA
- a CDS encoding sensor histidine kinase translates to MPADRPRAEPRNPIKQTRLRLLVSYIAVTAAIMALFAVGFYTYVRSTLVERVDDTLDHVVELVERSLVVVPGPDGEPVVDANYVFAGGDDDPTVEMDLIYLEWFDRRGQVVRSTAVFPRPVPLVRGSLHATVEVSPDHKLRQVTVPMRRAGHLLGYLRVSHQWFEVDRPSRQLFIELSAGVVLTMVMIGLGGWFLTELALRPVRESYDRLKQFTADASHELRTPLAALQTNVQVALADPQPSVDEYRRSLEVTERLTRRLGRLVADLLFLARNEGLQSAEGRICCNLTEILQQVVEEQTPLAQAADLAVQLKSGGPLTVTANPDQMHQLFTNLLSNAIRYTPAGGRVCLGTARDGRDALVEVSDTGIGIAPEHLERIFERFWRVDSARTRQAGGSGLGLAIARTIVENHRGEIHALSEPGRGTTLRVRLPGRPDGQERRPASENTPGALPLEG, encoded by the coding sequence GTGCCCGCCGACCGACCGCGCGCCGAGCCGCGCAATCCGATCAAGCAGACCCGCCTGCGGTTGTTGGTGAGCTATATTGCCGTCACCGCCGCGATCATGGCCCTGTTTGCCGTCGGTTTTTACACCTACGTGCGCAGCACCCTGGTCGAACGGGTCGACGATACCCTCGACCACGTCGTGGAGCTTGTCGAGCGCTCGCTGGTGGTGGTGCCCGGACCGGACGGCGAACCGGTCGTCGATGCCAACTACGTCTTCGCGGGGGGCGACGACGACCCGACCGTCGAGATGGACTTGATTTATCTGGAGTGGTTCGATAGGCGCGGCCAGGTGGTGCGCTCGACAGCCGTCTTTCCGCGGCCGGTGCCGCTGGTGCGCGGTTCGCTGCACGCGACGGTCGAAGTGAGCCCGGATCACAAGCTTCGGCAGGTGACGGTGCCGATGCGCCGTGCGGGCCACCTGCTGGGCTACCTGCGCGTCTCGCACCAGTGGTTCGAAGTCGACAGACCCAGCCGGCAGCTTTTTATCGAACTGAGCGCGGGCGTCGTGCTCACCATGGTGATGATTGGCTTGGGCGGCTGGTTTCTGACGGAACTCGCCCTCAGACCGGTGCGCGAGTCCTACGACCGGCTCAAACAGTTCACCGCCGATGCGAGCCACGAGCTGCGCACGCCGCTAGCCGCGCTGCAGACCAACGTGCAGGTGGCCCTCGCCGACCCGCAGCCGAGTGTGGATGAGTACCGCAGGAGCCTGGAAGTGACCGAGCGGCTCACCCGCCGCCTGGGGCGGCTGGTGGCGGATTTGTTGTTCCTGGCGCGCAACGAAGGTCTGCAGAGCGCCGAGGGCCGGATCTGCTGCAACCTCACCGAGATCCTCCAACAGGTCGTCGAGGAGCAGACTCCCCTCGCCCAGGCTGCGGATCTTGCGGTGCAGCTCAAAAGCGGCGGGCCGCTCACCGTCACCGCCAACCCCGACCAGATGCATCAACTGTTTACCAATTTGCTGAGCAACGCCATTCGCTACACCCCCGCCGGGGGGCGGGTATGCCTCGGTACTGCGCGCGACGGCCGCGACGCGCTGGTGGAAGTGAGCGACACCGGCATCGGCATCGCCCCGGAGCACCTGGAACGGATATTCGAGCGCTTCTGGCGGGTCGATTCGGCCCGCACCCGCCAGGCGGGCGGCAGTGGCCTGGGCCTGGCTATCGCGAGGACGATCGTCGAAAACCACCGGGGGGAGATTCACGCCCTGAGCGAACCCGGCCGGGGTACCACCCTGCGGGTGCGCCTGCCCGGGCGTCCCGACGGGCAGGAACGGCGCCCAGCCTCCGAAAACACCCCCGGCGCGCTTCCCTTGGAGGGCTGA
- a CDS encoding Spy/CpxP family protein refolding chaperone, protein MQKFAGVLLGALVLLGTPAAYAQQTPAPAPAPDAQRYPGKGHGNKMMVYERLNLTSDQRTQIEQIYTSEKQKNAPLKEQMRQLRSEYQAAREANDTAKIESVRERMMVLKPQMQQARTETEQQVAAILTPEQRAQMEQLRAQKQRRGPGGPAPL, encoded by the coding sequence ATGCAGAAATTTGCCGGCGTTCTCCTCGGTGCCCTGGTGCTGCTCGGCACCCCCGCGGCCTACGCCCAGCAGACTCCCGCTCCCGCCCCTGCTCCCGATGCCCAGCGCTACCCCGGCAAGGGCCACGGCAACAAGATGATGGTCTATGAGCGCTTGAATCTCACCTCCGACCAGCGCACCCAGATCGAGCAAATCTACACGAGCGAAAAGCAAAAGAACGCGCCCCTCAAAGAACAGATGCGCCAGTTGCGCAGCGAGTACCAGGCCGCCCGCGAAGCGAACGACACCGCCAAAATCGAGAGCGTGCGCGAGCGGATGATGGTCCTCAAGCCGCAGATGCAGCAGGCCCGTACCGAGACCGAACAGCAGGTGGCGGCGATTCTCACCCCCGAGCAGCGCGCCCAGATGGAGCAGCTGCGCGCCCAGAAGCAGCGGCGCGGACCGGGTGGCCCCGCACCGCTCTAA
- the rpiB gene encoding ribose 5-phosphate isomerase B: MKLVIGSDHGAYELKEELKTWLGEHEYAFEDVGTYNGERCDYPLVAQSVAEKIQRGEADRGILLCGTGIGISIAANKFDGIRAALAHDHYTARMSREHNDANVLAMGGRVLGPEVAKDVLETWLSTEFGGERHQRRLDQIQSFEAPKTPQTVGS, translated from the coding sequence ATGAAGCTTGTGATCGGCAGTGACCACGGCGCCTACGAACTCAAAGAAGAATTGAAAACCTGGCTTGGCGAGCACGAGTACGCTTTCGAAGACGTGGGCACCTACAACGGCGAGCGCTGCGACTACCCGCTGGTAGCTCAGAGCGTCGCCGAAAAGATCCAGCGCGGCGAAGCGGATCGGGGCATCTTGCTGTGCGGCACCGGCATCGGCATCTCGATCGCCGCCAACAAATTCGACGGCATCCGCGCCGCCCTCGCCCACGATCACTACACCGCCCGCATGAGCCGCGAACACAACGACGCCAATGTGCTGGCCATGGGCGGGCGGGTGCTCGGGCCGGAGGTGGCCAAGGACGTGCTCGAAACCTGGCTGAGCACCGAATTTGGCGGCGAGCGCCACCAGCGCCGCCTCGATCAAATCCAGAGTTTCGAAGCGCCCAAGACCCCGCAAACCGTCGGCAGCTAA